GGGGGCGTACCGCGACGCCGTGAAGGCGGTGGACGCCGGTGAGTGCGTGACGATCTTCCCGGAGGCCACGTTCTCGGCCGACCCCGGCGGCTGGCCGATGAAGGGCAAGACGGGCGTCGCGCGGATCGCGCTGGAGACCGGTGTGCCGGTGGTGCCCGTCGCGAACTGGGGCACGCACCACCTGCTGCCCGCCGGGGCCTGGTTCCCGCACGGGATCCCGCGCAAGACCGTCGAGCTCGTGGCGGGCCCGCCGGTGGACCTTTCGGACCTCCGGTACGGCGAGCCGACCCGTGAGGTGCTCGAAGAGGCGACCGCCCGGATCATGTGCGCGGTGACGGATCTGCTGGCCGGGATCCGCGGCGAAGAGCCGCCCGGCGACCGTGCGTGAGGCGAGCACCGTCACCCCGCCCCGCCAGTCGGTTCGGGGTAATTTGGACGGTATGAGTGCACACTATGACGTCGTGGTCCTGGGGGCCGGGGTCGGCGGCTACGTGGCCGCCATTCGCGCCACGCAGCTCGGTCTGAGCGCGGCGGTCGTCGAGGAGAAGTACTGGGGCGGGGTGTGCCTCAACGTCGGCTGCATCCCGTCGAAGGCGCTGCTGCGCAACGCCGAGCTGGCGCACACGGTGAAGGAAGACGCCGCCACCTACGGCATCTCCTCCGACGGCGAGATCCGCTTCGACTACTCGGCCGCCTACGAGCGCAGCCGCAAGGTCGCGGACGGCCGCGTCAAGGGCGTGCACTTCCTGATGAAGAAGAACAAGATCACGGAGTACGACGGCCACGGCACGTTCGTCGACGCCAACACCCTCGAGGTCAACGGCGAGCGGATCACGTTCGACAACTGCATCATCGCGACCGGCGCCACGGCGCGCCTGCTGCCCGGTACTTCCCGCAGTGACCGCGTGGTCACCTACGAACAGCAGATCCTCGAGAGCGAGCTGCCCGAGAGCATCGTCATCGCGGGCGCCGGCGCGATCGGCGTGGAGTTCGCGTACGTACTGCGCAACTACGGCGTGGACGTGACCATCGTCGAGTTCCTCGACCGGATGGTGCCGCTGGAGGACGCCGAGGTGTCGGCGGAGCTGGCCAAGCGCTACCGCAAGCTCGGGATCAAGGTGCTGACCGGCACCAAGGTCGAGGCCATCGAGGACCCCGGTGCCTCGGGCGCGAAAGTTCGCGTCACGGTGTCGAAGGACGGCAAACAGGATGTGCTGGAGGCCGACAAGGTCCTGCAGGCCATCGGCTTCGCGCCCAACGTGAAGGGCTACGGCCTGGAGAACACCGGCGTCGAGCTCACCGAGCGCGGCGCCATCGCGGTCGACGGCCGCGGCCGCACCAACGTGCCCCACCTGTTCGCCATCGGCGACGTGACGGCGAAGCTGATGCTGGCGCACGCGTCGGAGTCCATGGGCATCGTGGCGGCCGAAACGATCGCCGGCGCGGAGACCATGGAGCTCGACTTCGTGATGATCCCGCGCGCGACCTACTGCCAGCCGCAGATCGCCAGCTTCGGCTGGACCGAGGCCCAGGCCCGCGACAAGGGCTACGACGTGCAGGTCGCCAAGTTCCCCTTCACGGCCAACGGCAAGGCCCAGGGCCTCGGCGACGCCGGCGGCTTCGTCAAGATCCTCAGCGACGCCAAGTACGGCGAGCTGCTCGGCGCGCACCTCATCGGCCCGGACGTGACCGAGCTGTTGCCCGAGCTCACGCTGGCCCAGCAGTGGGACCTGACCGTGCACGAGGTCGCCCGCAACGTCCACGCTCACCCGACCCTGGGCGAAGCGGTGAAGGAAGCGATCCACGGCCTGGCCGGGCACATGATCAACTTCTGAGTTTTCCCACCACGGCGCCGGATCGTCCACTGCGGACGGTCCGGCGCCGTCGTTCGCCGGTCATCACCCGTTCGCTCGGAGAGGGGCCACGGGCGGGGGACGGGCGGCTACGGTGATCACCGCGTCCACGGAGTGGACACACCGGACGATTCAAACTTTTGTCGGTGTACTGCGCGGTGGTGACTCCCTAGATTCGTCTGACTACCGCCGGTGGAGCGGGCGAGGCAGGGAGAGAGAGTCGATGCGGGGATTCAGCCGGGCCGCCACTCGGTCGGTGCCGTTGGCGGTGGGGGTGGTGCTGCTGGGCGCCGGCGTGGCGAGCGCGCAGCCGTCCGCGGCCGACGTCGTCGCGCAGCGCACCGAGGCCGGCATCAGCGCGTTGCAGGGGATCAAGAAATCGCTGACGCCCGCGGAGCGCAAGCAGGACAGTCGGCTGGTGATCGAGAAGCGACTGCGCGCCGACCACGTGCTCGCGGCGCTGCTGCCCGACTACCGCACGGGCCTGCCGGTGGCAAACAGCGGTGCGGTCTCCGTAGACATCACAGACCTCACAGGCATCACAGGTATCACCGGCGCCGCCGGGACCGCCGTGGCCCAAGCCGTGCGGGCGGCCGGGGGCACCGTCCGCTACGCCTCGCCGGACGGCGCGGTGCGCGCGGACCTGCCGCTCGCCGCCGTGGACAAGATCGCGGCGCGCGGGGATGTGTCCGCCGTCGCGCCGGCCGCGCAGGCGATGACGTGGCATGAGCAGGACCCGCGCCGGGAACTCGTGGCTCAAGCCGTGACGCAGGTGTCCGAAGGGGACAAGGCGCACGGCGCCGACACCGCCCGCGCCGAGTACGGCGTGACCGGC
The sequence above is a segment of the Amycolatopsis sp. 2-15 genome. Coding sequences within it:
- the lpdA gene encoding dihydrolipoyl dehydrogenase, with protein sequence MSAHYDVVVLGAGVGGYVAAIRATQLGLSAAVVEEKYWGGVCLNVGCIPSKALLRNAELAHTVKEDAATYGISSDGEIRFDYSAAYERSRKVADGRVKGVHFLMKKNKITEYDGHGTFVDANTLEVNGERITFDNCIIATGATARLLPGTSRSDRVVTYEQQILESELPESIVIAGAGAIGVEFAYVLRNYGVDVTIVEFLDRMVPLEDAEVSAELAKRYRKLGIKVLTGTKVEAIEDPGASGAKVRVTVSKDGKQDVLEADKVLQAIGFAPNVKGYGLENTGVELTERGAIAVDGRGRTNVPHLFAIGDVTAKLMLAHASESMGIVAAETIAGAETMELDFVMIPRATYCQPQIASFGWTEAQARDKGYDVQVAKFPFTANGKAQGLGDAGGFVKILSDAKYGELLGAHLIGPDVTELLPELTLAQQWDLTVHEVARNVHAHPTLGEAVKEAIHGLAGHMINF